In a single window of the Silurus meridionalis isolate SWU-2019-XX chromosome 8, ASM1480568v1, whole genome shotgun sequence genome:
- the actn2b gene encoding alpha-actinin-2b has translation MIEMENSVPYDNGFYQEEYMLQEDEWDRDLLLDPAWEKQQRKTFTAWCNSHLRKAGTQIENIEEDFRNGLKLMLLLEVISGERLPKPDRGKMRFHKIANVNKALEYITSKGVKLVSIGAEEIVDGNVKMTLGMIWTIILRFAIQDISVEETSAKEGLLLWCQRKTAPYRNVNIQNFHVSWKDGLAFCALIHRHRPDLIDYAKLNKDDPLGNLNLAFDVAEKYLDIPKMLDAEDIVNTPKPDERAIMTYVSCFYHAFAGAEQAETAANRICKILGVNQENEKLMEDYERLASELLEWIRRTTPWLENRMTEKSVALMQRKLEDFRDYRRLHKPPKVQEKCQLEINFNTLQTKLRISNRPAFMPSEGKMVSDIASAWQGLEQAEKGYEEWLLTEIRKLLRVDHLAEKFRQKATTHETWASGKEELLIQKDYESASLMEVRAMLRKHEAFESDLSAHQDRVEQIAAIAQELNELDYHDVAAVNQRCQSICDVWDKLGTLTQKRREALERTEKLLETVEQLFLEYAKRSAPFNNWMEGAMEDLQDMFIVHTIEEVQTLITAHEQFKATLPEADAERQAILGIQQEVQKIFNSYGIRGDLTNPYSTISTEEIMSKWDKVKKLVPQRDSALQEELARQHANERLRRQFAAQANIIGPWIQSRVEEIGRCSLELGGTLEDQMTQLKQCEHVIVSYKHNIDKLEGDHQLIQESLIFDNKHTNYTMEHIRVGWELLLTTIARTINEIETQILTRDAKGISQEQMSEFRSSFKHFDRKKNGAMDTDDFRACLISMGYDLGEVEFARIMLLVDPNGTGVVTFQSFIDFMTRETGDTDTADQVVASFRILAADKPYILIDELRRELPHDQAEYCISRMPSYTGPGSVPGALDYSAFSTALYGESDL, from the exons ACGTTCACTGCGTGGTGTAACTCCCACCTGCGAAAGGCTGGTACACAGATCGAGAACATCGAGGAGGACTTCAGGAATGGCCTCAAACTCATGCTCCTGCTTGAAGTTATCTCag GTGAGAGATTACCCAAACCTGACAGAGGGAAAATGCGATTTCACAAAATCGCCAACGTCAACAAAGCTCTCGAGTACATCACCAGCAAAGGAGTCAAGCTCGTGTCCATCGGAGCAGAAG AAATCGTGGACGGGAACGTGAAGATGACTCTTGGAATGATCTGGACCATCATCTTGAGATTCGCCATTCAGGACATCTCCGTAGAag aaaCCTCAGCTAAAGAAGGCCTGCTCTTGTGGTGTCAGAGGAAGACAGCTCCATACAGGAATGTTAACATACAGAACTTTCATGTCAG CTGGAAGGATGGCCTGGCATTCTGCGCCCTCATCCACAGGCACAGGCCCGACCTCATCGACTACGCCAAGCTCAACAAG GATGATCCTCTGGGGAATCTTAATTTGGCTTTTGACGTGGCAGAGAAATACCTGGATATTCCTAAAATGCTGGATGCAGAGG ACATTGTGAACACCCCAAAACCGGATGAGAGAGCCATAATGACTTATGTGTCGTGTTTCTACCATGCTTTTGCTGGAGCTGAACAG GCTGAGACGGCTGCTAACCGGATCTGTAAAATTTTGGGGGTGAATCAGGAGAACGAAAAACTGATGGAGGATTATGAAAGACTGGCCAGtgag tTGTTGGAGTGGATTAGGCGTACAACCCCGTGGCTGGAGAACCGCATGACTGAGAAGTCCGTGGCTCTGATGCAGCGTAAGCTGGAGGATTTCCGTGATTACCGTCGCCTTCACAAGCCTCCCAAAGTACAGGAGAAATGTCAGCTGGAGATCAACTTCAACACACTGCAGACCAAACTGCGCATCAGCAACCGACCTGCCTTCATGCCCTCTGAGGGGAAGATGGTGTCG GACATAGCAAGTGCCTGGCAGGGTCTGGAGCAGGCAGAGAAAGGCTATGAGGAGTGGCTGCTGACTGAAATACGCAAACTCTTGCGAGTCGATCACCTTGCTGAGAAATTTCGCCAGAAAGCCACCACCCATGAGACCTGGGCCTCAG GTAAGGAGGAGCTCTTGATTCAGAAAGACTATGAATCTGCTTCACTAATGGAAGTTCGAGCTATGCTGAGGAAGCACGAAGCGTTCGAGAGCGATCTCTCAGCTCACCAGGACAGAGTGGAGCAGATCGCTGCCATTGCACAGGAACTCAA tgagttgGACTATCAtgatgtagcagcagtgaatcAGAGATGTCAGAGTATCTGTGATGTCTGGGACAAGCTAGGGACTCTGACCCAGAAACGCAGAGAGGCGCTGGAG AGGACTGAGAAGCTTCTAGAGACAGTGGAGCAGCTGTTCCTAGAGTATGCAAAGAGATCCGCTCCCTTCAACAACTGGATGGAGGGAGCCATGGAGGACCTACAGGACATGTTCATAGTACACACTATTGAGGAAGTCCAG actctCATCACAGCCCATGAACAATTTAAAGCCACTCTCCCAGAAGCAGATGCAGAGCGACAGGCCATCCTTGGCATTCAACAGGAAGTGCAGAAGATCTTCAATAGTTACGGTATCCGTGGTGACCTCACCAACCCCTACAGCACCATCAGCACCGAGGAGATCATGAGCAAGTGGGACAAG GTGAAGAAGTTGGTTCCTCAGAGAGATAGTGCTCTGCAGGAGGAACTAGCACGACAGCATGCTAACGAGAGACTCCGCCGCCAGTTTGCTGCCCAAGCTAACATCATCGGCCCCTGGATACAAAGCCGGGTGGAG GAGATTGGCCGATGCTCCCTGGAACTGGGAGGAACTTTGGAGGATCAGATGACACAGTTAAAGCAATGCGAGCATGTGATCGTCAGCTATAAACACAACATCGATAAACTGGAGGGAGACCACCAGCTCATTCAAGAGTCTCTCATATTTGACAACAAACACACCAATTACACTATggag CATATCCGTGTTGGTTGGGAGCTGCTCTTGACCACCATCGCTCGCACCATTAATGAGATTGAGACTCAGATTCTGACCCGTGATGCCAAAGGCATCAGCCAGGAGCAAATGAGCGAGTTCCGATCCTCCTTCAAACATTTTGATCGG AAGAAGAATGGTGCGATGGACACTGACGATTTTAGGGCCTGTCTCATTTCAATGGGCTATGACCTG GGAGAGGTGGAGTTTGCACGAATAATGCTGCTGGTTGACCCGAATGGTACCGGAGTGGTAACCTTCCAGTCCTTCATCGACTTTATGACCAGGGAGACTGGAGACACGGACACAGCAGATCAGGTGGTCGCATCCTTCAGGATCCTTGCTGCAGACAag CCATATATCCTGATAGACGAGTTAAGACGAGAGCTTCCTCATGACCAGGCTGAGTACTGCATCTCCAGGATGCCATCTTACACTGGACCCGGCTCTGTGCCGGGAGCTCTGGACTACAGCGCCTTCTCCACCGCTCTCTACGGCGAGAGCGACCTTTAA